From the genome of Plasmodium malariae genome assembly, chromosome: 9, one region includes:
- the PmUG01_09049700 gene encoding conserved Plasmodium protein, unknown function yields the protein MPILDKIYSNCIKDENGNREKTRINCAKKLDSSKERITHITHYSFSNSMCCLSYNNTLTRSGNEEDEIENFEMLENVENVENMEYGEITENEENLEDLERCSDIMGKHNYPVSVIEDSTSYIFEDIKRTKININNNDDAYLHKSLNSFLKRVNYNNIIRLFQKKIFHFKNLSNESLYIQNGECKENTKNCRIANNFKNYKKNDSLKRLSGETLLRSPFHQPQNNNSISNLKIINASYSSFFRRRKIAKKLLLLLNKKKMIDEKVSTKMWSKVIKKNKYTLFRKKRRKKEKIFTNESNERPQRKKEKIHKGKQCLNERNENSTFTKMVKKNDTNEGATRDHANILREHRGNSTILASSVNSANSVNSVNSANSANSVSSANSVDCVHFSNGLTLSKCSTKVSNIIEEEGKQNTPFVNVHRNIIDSYLNNEELTIFSADNFVASDFCVNSFTENTFISNYFSINESIKELISNCNKILNNNVLHNGLDNRTVIDSSMSTQSTTSNSCDSISSREENYFRGRETIYDIIPLSMENGTTEHSNLVQNNSINRIYKLTEKHICDTVNIKDCIQNENHDDESFRMNMNLDMHLNVTTDLRPNVHTNVPEDFSKNVASRFSKNEVPAHKGSLTREESYVYKDQVELVLNNLTSTKFDIFEEQRNVNKYEAHPNSDVSIGEDVREHENINLGKSTQIEKDTVYVPFLLKRSHSGSADRLEGNDSDNRTNRLNKTNTHNEYNEYNEYNKRYRMNRKDGTAEHAIFPSLHFNLSLPYFSSYVCLSNVHQKTTNVQVKKKKKKKGTILHFCYTKNKISIFNKGRKQNRKFKKSTIFKNNNRKNFTIYDKNILKKKKKKNFTNQNNMLKEKKKWLQEYMNSKYHKKNMHNIICTKRKKLNNQLMIIAPCQHDINKNIVENGINNNDDICNLGKRNGSDNVIRANLEDMSNQDKRENSVKATNKRVEAVCCTKKKVCTNNNRRYSTASAYGNGHQDAHPNGITEFSNYSNDYSDKCSSDCTDNCCPSRYIGRFSSKQMDGDIGSRTYKAAKDKSSHPITAHTKSNRSSRNSNSNTVMISKEKDENGDNKKKSNRKYNKLPTAQLDVDPTLHNTSCSQQNVTNKHERSVSSVYIKMEHMLNHLISLKKDNKRNINLTITSKGECKSSVGDYSITCNMESRKGVSTTDGRKKSTQCNKSKMVNKQKNKIPRSEVSQTNNSEYIKKLVVEIKLKKCKENVFVYLYAENEVKICKFAVDLDILEEHSKMFKIMIVNEEEKSGSFKKDDIIKKYCNGLSSRAEKEHIYEMVSSCLNVENFLALFTFVRVKNKMNKFSIEVNDIIVQINNMNIHMNDILVAISNLIPILQLLSNKKNTTIIGIKRKLMNFFLHLTNIYSAIFQLVKSQSSALSFIKYNHQIVKGYIYFVKTFSSYLFEGVIEIQSSYMQIKDINNNIIQDYLNEEQVNFFSNFFTKLISYLNVHFKKLFIFKNILDIYLIELKNFKKYYKEYIYNKFTIFVSSKCPYDLLLFSFLVKCKCLCQLSLRNICSNLNINKFHKYKNVYSLLLNRKLKYNILKKVKIVAQEELYIELKNILFSKELNAIVTNSIHNELIEKDKVKRNAERTLDINIYNNSLPDNTHYAKINKCIELRKNEHPKNEHPKNEHPKNEHPKNEHPKNKHAKNEHAKNEHAKNEHAKNEHPKNEHPKNEHPKNKHPQKEHPQKEHPKSEHPKNEHPKNEHSQKEHPQNEHPKSELPKYEPPKNELQKSKEASKRLKLKFKGKNVLPNHGVSSYVMPTHSISPSFPFINYKNTKNDENTNNILKTSNSLKFVKNIRRFLDISSFFTYDDFSVRKNYSSDKNMRTEKNELSKTSIIAKNQHVKRYYNTEECSFKLTVEKKKERLTKEINRLKKTFKKYEQKMENEQEERKIKCIINRSYHSKKKMNFTSLSDEYTYHNFIGKDKKKRNNYGTNKSTLGGRSNERAELIQIEEKKKKKKNQDVLVNCYEQSGKMQQKMMSESCERKKKKKKIKENIQNIKDIEKKYKELKQNEKKEKFIKKLNEWKLKKMTKRININLLKIRRLKNTKQDSFTSLVKKDINGFATRIKYKINDPEKYIIMDESSNTLNEAINITDEKCKTMNEAYNVFKNECISELTKIANLNKKDANNCEETEKIKYKFSDYSFKLNQIKGESPLHEPKNASYIIKKVIINAKTQIC from the exons ATGCCTATTCTTGACAAAATATATAGCAACTGTATAAAAGATGAGAACGGAAATAGAGAAAAGACACGTATCAACTGTGCCAAAAAGTTGGATAGTTCCAAGGAAAGAATTACACACATAACCCACTACTCATTTTCTAACTCCATGTGCTGtttatcatataataatacctTAACACGTTCAGGTAATGAAGAGGATGAAATTGAAAACTTTGAAATGTTAGAAAATGTAGAAAATGTGGAAAATATGGAATATGGGGAAATTACAGAAAATGAGGAAAATTTGGAAGATTTAGAACGTTGTAGTGATATCATGGGGAAACATAATTATCCTGTAAGTGTAATTGAAGATAGCACaagttatatatttgaagatattaaaagaacaaaaattaacat taacaaCAATGATGAtgcatatttacataaatcgCTTAATAGCTTTCTCAAAAGAGTAAActacaataatattattcgtctatttcaaaaaaaaatcttccactttaaaaatttgtcCAATGagtcattatatatacaaaatggTGAGTGTAAGGAGAATACGAAGAACTGCAGAATagcaaataattttaaaaattataaaaagaacgACTCATTAAAACGTTTATCAGGAGAAACACTGTTGAGAAGCCCTTTTCATCAGCcccaaaataataatagcattTCTAACCTCAAAATTATCAACGCCAGTTATTCAAGTTTTTTTAGGAGAAGAAAAATTGCGAAAAAATTACTTCTCTTgcttaataagaaaaaaatgatagaCGAAAAAGTTAGTACCAAGATGTGGTCAAAAgtgataaagaaaaataaatataccctattcaggaaaaaaagaagaaaaaaagaaaaaatatttaccaATGAGTCAAATGAACGTCCACagagaaaaaaggaaaaaatacataaaggAAAACAGTGCTTAAACGAGAGAAATGAAAATTCTACCTTCACTAAAATGGTTAAGAAAAACGATACAAATGAAGGTGCAACAAGAGATCATGCTAATATATTAAGAGAACATCGAGGTAACTCGACCATCTTGGCGAGCTCGGTCAACTCGGCCAACTCGGTCAACTCGGTCAACTCGGCCAACTCTGCCAACTCGGTCAGCTCGGCCAACTCAGTTGATTGTGTCCACTTTAGCAATGGTCTTACCCTCTCAAAGTGTAGCACGAAGGTGAGTAACATTATAGAGGAAGAGGGGAAACAGAATACCCCATTCGTAAATGTTCACCGGAATATAATTGATTCGTACTTGAATAACGAGGAGTTGACCATATTTTCGGCGGACAATTTTGTCGCTAGCGATTTTTGTGTAAACAGTTTCACGGAGAACACTTTTATATCTaactatttttctattaatgaATCCATTAAGGAGTTAATAAGCAACTGCAATAAGATTCTCAACAATAACGTACTGCATAACGGGTTAGACAACCGCACTGTTATTGATAGTAGTATGAGCACACAAAGTACTACCAGTAACTCCTGTGATTCAATTTCCTCGAGAGAAGAAAACTACTTTAGAGGAAGAGAAACTATTTACGACATCATTCCTCTGAGTATGGAAAATGGTACAACTGAACATTCTAATTTAGTGCAGAATAATTCCATTAAtcgaatatataaattaacagAAAAGCACATTTGTGATactgttaatataaaagacTGTATTCAGAATGAGAACCATGACGATGAGTCCTTTAGAATGAACATGAACTTAGATATGCACCTCAACGTAACCACAGATTTGCGCCCAAATGTGCACACCAATGTACCTGAAGATTTTTCCAAAAATGTGGCCAGCagattttcaaaaaatgaagtTCCTGCTCACAAGGGAAGCCTAACTCGGGAAGAGAGTTACGTTTATAAGGACCAAGTCGAGCTGGTTCTGAACAATTTAACATCAACCAAGTTTGATATTTTTGAGGAGCAGAGAAATGTGAACAAATATGAAGCACATCCCAATTCAGATGTGAGCATAGGTGAAGATGTACGAGaacatgaaaatattaatctaGGGAAAAGTACTCAAATTGAAAAAGATACAGTATATGTACCCTTCTTGCTGAAGAGAAGTCACTCGGGAAGTGCCGATCGTTTAGAGGGAAATGATAGCGATAATAGAACGAACAGGTTGAACAAAACGAACACACACAACGAGTACAACGAATACAACGAATACAACAAACGCTATCGAATGAACAGAAAAGATGGAACAGCGGAACACGCAATTTTTCCTTCCCtccattttaatttatccCTGCCATATTTCTCAAGCTACGTTTGCTTATCCAATGTTCATCAAAAAACAACAAATGTgcaggtaaaaaaaaaaaagaaaaagaaaggaacaattcttcatttttgttatactaaaaataaaatttctatatttaataagggacgaaaacaaaataggaaatttaaaaaaagtacaatttttaaaaataataatagaaaaaattttaccatatatgataaaaatattttaaaaaaaaaaaaaaaaaaaaattttaccaaTCAGAATAATATGCTCaaggagaagaaaaaatggcTACAAGAATATATGAATAGTAAGTAccataaaaagaatatgcacaatataatttgtacaaagagaaaaaagCTAAACAATCAGTTGATGATAATTGCACCATGCCAACATGatatcaataaaaatatcgTTGAAAATGGTatcaataataatgatgatatatGCAACTTGGGGAAAAGAAATGGTTCGGATAATGTAATACGTGCAAATCTTGAAGACATGAGCAACCAGGATAAGAGAGAGAATTCTGTCAAAGCTACAAATAAAAGAGTAGAAGCCGTTTGTTGTACTAAGAAAAAGGTTTGTACAAATAATAACAGAAGATATTCTACTGCGAGTGCGTATGGAAATGGACACCAAGATGCCCATCCGAATGGTATCACTGAGTTCTCTAATTACTCTAACGATTACTCTGATAAATGTTCTAGTGATTGCACTGATAACTGCTGCCCTAGTCGCTATATAGGTAGATTTTCTTCAAAGCAAATGGACGGTGATATAGGATCTAGAACATACAAAGCAGCAAAAGACAAATCGTCTCATCCCATCACTGCTCATACAAAGAGTAATAGAAGCAGCAGGAACAGCAACAGTAATACTGTAATGATaagtaaagaaaaagatgaaaatggggataataaaaaaaaatcaaacaGGAAATATAACAAGCTTCCAACTGCGCAGTTAGATGTAGATCCAACTCTACACAACACAAGCTGTTCTCAACAGAACGTGACAAATAAACATGAACGAAGCGTCAGTTCtgtgtatattaaaatggaGCATATGTTAAACCACTTGATTAGTTTAAAGAAAGataataaaaggaatatCAATCTTACGATAACAAGTAAGGGGGAGTGTAAAAGTTCTGTAGGCGATTACAGTATTACGTGCAATATGGAAAGTCGAAAGGGTGTGTCTACAACTGATGGTAGAAAAAAATCGACCCAATGTAACAAAAGCAAAATggtaaacaaacaaaaaaataaaatacctAGGAGTGAAGTTAGTCAAACAAACAATAgtgaatatataaagaaactAGTTGTAGAAATAAAGCTAAAAAAGTGCAAGGAAAATGTTttcgtatatttatatgcagaGAATGAAGTGAAAATTTGCAAATTTGCTGTTGACTTGGACATATTAGAAGAGCACagtaaaatgtttaaaataatgattgttaatgaagaagaaaaatcgGGCAGTTTCAAAAAagatgatataataaaaaagtactGCAACGGTTTATCATCCAGAGCTGAAAAGGAGCATATTTACGAAATGGTAAGTAGTTGTTTAAATGTGGAAAATTTTTTGGCTCTATTTACTTTTGTAagagttaaaaataaaatgaataagtTTTCAATAGAAGTAAATGATATAAtagtacaaataaataacatgAACATACATATGAATGATATATTAGTAGCGATATCAAATCTCATTCCTATATTACAACTTcttagtaataaaaaaaatactacaataataggaataaaaagaaaattaatgaattttttcttacatttaactaatatatatagtgcTATTTTTCAACTGGTAAAATCACAGAGTTCTGCTCTAtcattcataaaatataatcatcAGATAGTTAAGGGctacatatattttgtgAAAACGTTTTCCAGCTATCTGTTTGAAGGTGTTATAGAAATACAAAGTTCCTACATGCAAATAAAAGAcataaacaataatataatacaagaCTACTTAAATGAAGAacaagtaaattttttttcaaatttttttaccaaATTAATATCTTACTTAAatgttcattttaaaaaattatttatctttaaaaatattttagacatttatttaatagaGCTAAAAaacttcaaaaaatattataaggaatatatatataacaaattcaCCATTTTCGTTAGCTCCAAATGCCCATACGATCTTTTGCTCTTTTCATTCCTAGTTAAATGCAAATGTTTATGTCAATTAAGTCTGCGGAATATATGTAGCAACTTGAACATTAATAAGTTTCACAAGTACAAAAATGTTTACTCTCTATTGctaaatagaaaattaaaatacaacATTCTAAAGAAGGTTAAAATAGTAGCACAAGAAGAGTTATACATcgaattgaaaaatattcttttttccaaAGAGTTAAATGCTATTGTAACAAATTCAATACATAATGAGCTCATAGAAAAAGACAAAGTGAAAAGAAATGCAGAACGGACATTggacataaatatttacaacaaTTCCCTCCCCGATAATACTCATTATGCGAAAATAAACAAGTGCATTGAATtgagaaaaaatgaacatccaaaaaatgaacatccaaaaaatgaacatccaaaaaatgaacatccaaaaaatgaacatccaaaaaataaacatgcaaaaaatgaacatgcaaaaaatgaacatgcaaaaaatgaacatgcaaaaaatgaacatccaaaaaatgaacatccaaaaaatgaacatccaaaaaataaacatcCACAAAAAGAACATCCACAAAAAGAACATCCAAAAAGTGAACATCCAAAAAATGAACATCCAAAAAATGAACATTCACAAAAAGAACATCCACAAAATGAACATCCAAAAAGTGAACTGCCAAAATATGAACCGCCAAAAAATGAACTgcaaaaaagtaaagaagCTTCAAAGAGGCTCAAATTAAAGttcaaaggaaaaaatgtacTACCAAACCATGGTGTTTCATCATACGTGATGCCTACTCATAGTATATCTCCATCTTTcccttttattaattataaaaataccaaaaatgatgaaaacacgaacaatatattaaaaacaagCAATTCATTAAAGttcgtaaaaaatattagaagaTTCCTCGACATAAGCAGCTTCTTTACATATGACGATTTTTCGGTgcgaaaaaattattcctcagataaaaatatgcgcacggaaaaaaatgaactcAGTAAGACATCAATTATCGCAAAAAATCAACATGTAAAACGATATTACAATACTGAAGAATGCTCCTTTAAGTTAActgtagaaaaaaagaaagaacgTTTAACTAAAGAAATAAACCGCTTAAAAAAGACcttcaaaaaatatgaacagaaaatggaaaatgagcaggaagaaaggaaaataaaatgtataattaacAGAAGTTAccattcaaaaaaaaaaatgaatttcaCCAGCCTCTCTGATGAATATACTTACCACAATTTTATTggaaaggataaaaaaaaaagaaataactATGGTACGAACAAAAGTACATTAGGAGGAAGATCAAATGAAAGAGCAGAATTAATACAAattgaggaaaaaaaaaaaaaaaaaaaaaatcaagaCGTTTTGGTTAATTGTTATGAACAGTCAGGTAAAATGCAACAAAAAATGATGTCTGAATCATgtgaaaggaaaaaaaaaaaaaaaaaaattaaggaaaatattCAGAACATAAAggatattgaaaaaaagtacaaggaactaaaacaaaatgagaaaaaagaaaaattcatCAAAAAACTAAACGAgtggaaattaaaaaaaatgacaaaaagaATTAACATAAATCTTCTAAAAATTAGAAGACtgaaaaatacaaaacagGATTCCTTTACCTCTTTAGTTAAAAAGGATATTAACGGATTTGCCACAAGaatcaaatataaaataaatgatccAGAGAAAT ATATTATTATGGATGAATCCTCCAATACACTGAATGAAGCAATTAATATCACAgatgaaaaatgtaaaaccATGAATGAAgcatataatgtatttaaaaatgaatgcaTTTCAGAATTAACCAAGATTgctaatttaaataaaaaggacgCTAATAATTGTGAAG aAACTGAAAAGATTAAATATAAGTTTTCTGACTATTCGTTCAAattaaatcaaataaaaGGTGAATCTCCTTTGCACGAACCAAAAAATGCaagttatataattaagaaaGTAATTATTAACGCAAAAACACAAATATGTTAG